In Mytilus edulis chromosome 4, xbMytEdul2.2, whole genome shotgun sequence, the following proteins share a genomic window:
- the LOC139520760 gene encoding uncharacterized protein, whose translation MSTKTDLQAFASLVTRNDTEGCKEKLLSSQDNTKEKLVNTRIKGFKTVLHIAADQKVVHEIWNLLLPYASEINLYENICKSPLRKIIPYADQEQNNKCFTIGFLRQYYQLNKIRSWLEMTKNETSQKVNTYRNHFLCKLCRLRGSDEVGNISQTDIIEFARELIQTYHTDPNGDSEHRPLLWAMETANLPLLSLFLSFGADANCRDDDDFTPLLYSHCLQGSDASVDIVLLLVKHNADINISEPQGIVTAFHKLLLLLTPEELKMFMKRCSPKVKLSSTCCALPLPPIHGLLVRGLSDSIYRMDKEKMQTDIITKVEILSKYGLDLNQTDLHGRTILHYASWFRFTRLLKFFLNVGGRPFVRDALGRTCLHYSVLHPSRNYKIRNVEEELSVLKLLSENIDKKDLDAQDNYGRRVQHLSLFENNTAALNGMGVFGFDMNVIDNQGKSPLDYDSLNILTNAAFMEQHFKWANNNKPQENELPYSLKTCRTNGSTILYERESVHCESTDVKREDLKGAKLVNLLLHDHNVGPLVISNIERTIFEDVKKLVNKISEHLTEIDKNFQSKIELAGSISEETKILPLDEFDFQFHLIYLSPRFYFDTFEQANEVTLKDIRKDIPVKRDGITDTVHTGESLSWNIYEKFNSFIYTVLNSNDFWKDSPFYWNFLPIAKSVEWIQTNLVVESSLTAPLRLKWIGLEARDLNINIDLVPVIVKQRIPDVVQNLIPSPVTHFINHREYQWHVICRKSDFARLSFLNVERCILMRLMTEVKDAYKLTKSLRSFCDSGSYCSPEIITSYMLKNALFFELDQQLSYGLLNDQLVFHSCYTPSHELALRLMRYNLACSLRNRTGYIHIWALKILHRLKTWFATENCAFVYCRPTVAFPDSYEVRDEYMEHPYIKALDMMTNLLLSK comes from the coding sequence ATGTCGACAAAGACAGACCTACAGGCGTTCGCCTCATTAGTGACTCGAAATGATACTGAGGGGTGCAAAGAAAAACTTCTATCATCACAAGACAATACTAAAGAAAAACTAGTAAATACAAGGATAAAAGGATTTAAAACTGTCCTGCATATTGCTGCTGATCAGAAAGTTGTACATGAAATATGGAACTTACTTTTACCATATGCGTCTGAAATTAATTTGTACGAAAACATTTGTAAAAGTCCTCTTCGAAAAATTATTCCCTATGCAGATCAAGAACAGAACAATAAATGCTTTACAATAGGTTTTCTCCGTCAATACTATCAACTCAATAAGATAAGAAGTTGGTtagaaatgacaaaaaatgagACTAGCCAGAAAGTAAACACTTACAGAAATCATTTTCTGTGTAAACTTTGTCGACTTCGAGGAAGTGATGAAGTTGGCAATATTTCACAAACCGATATCATAGAATTTGCTCGGGAACTTATACAAACTTATCATACCGACCCAAATGGTGACAGTGAACACCGACCTTTACTTTGGGCCATGGAAACAGCTAATCTTCCTCTACTATCTTTGTTTTTGTCTTTCGGAGCAGATGCAAATTGCAGAGATGATGATGACTTTACACCTTTGTTATACTCTCATTGTTTACAGGGAAGTGATGCGAGTGTAGATATAGTGCTGCTGTTAGTTAAACATAATGCAGACATTAATATATCAGAACCGCAAGGAATCGTGACAGcatttcataaattattattaCTTTTGACACCTGAAGAACTCAAAATGTTCATGAAGAGATGTTCTCCTAAGGTTAAGTTATCATCAACATGTTGTGCATTACCCCTTCCTCCGATACACGGACTGTTGGTTCGAGGCCTTTCTGATTCCATATACCGAATGGATAAAGAGAAAATGCAAACAGATATAATAACTAAGGTTGAAATATTATCCAAATATGGACTTGACCTTAACCAAACCGATTTGCATGGTCGTACAATATTGCATTATGCTAGTTGGTTTAGATTCACACGTTTGTTGAAGTTTTTTTTGAATGTAGGAGGTCGACCATTTGTCAGAGACGCATTAGGCAGGACTTGTTTACATTATTCTGTTTTACATCCTTCGAGAAATTACAAGATAAGAAATGTGGAGGAGGAATTGTCTGTATTAAAATTGTTATCTGAAAACATAGATAAGAAAGATTTAGATGCACAAGATAATTATGGAAGACGTGTCCAACACCTGTCtttatttgaaaacaacactGCAGCATTGAATGGCATGGGTGTTTTCGGATTTGATATGAATGTTATCGATAACCAAGGGAAATCACCTTTGGATTACGACTCGTTAAACATATTAACTAATGCAGCATTTATGGAGCAGCATTTTAAATGGGCAAATAATAATAAACCACAAGAAAATGAACTGCCATATTCGTTGAAGACATGCAGGACAAATGGAAGTACCATATTATATGAGAGAGAATCTGTGCATTGTGAATCAACAGATGTCAAGAGAGAAGATTTAAAAGGTGCAAAGCTAGTAAATCTTTTACTACATGATCATAACGTTGGACCATTAGTCATTAGTAACATTGAACGCACTATCTTTGAAGATGTCAAGAAGTTGGTTAATAAGATATCAGAGCACTtgactgaaatcgataaaaattTTCAATCGAAGATAGAATTAGCAGGAAGTATAAGTGAGGAAACAAAAATTCTACCACTTGACGAATTTGACTTTCAGTTTCATTTAATCTATTTAAGTCCTCGGTTTTATTTCGATACATTTGAGCAAGCGAATGAAGTAACATTAAAAGATATCCGTAAAGATATCCCCGTGAAAAGAGACGGTATTACAGACACTGTACATACCGGGGAATCATTAAGCTGGAACATCTACGAAAAATTTAATTCCTTCATTTATACAGTACTcaattcaaatgatttttggaaAGATTCACCATTTTATTGGAATTTTCTTCCAATTGCAAAATCTGTAGAATGGATACAAACGAACCTTGTCGTGGAGAGCTCTCTCACAGCACCCCTACGATTAAAATGGATAGGACTGGAAGCACGAGATCTGAACATAAATATTGATTTAGTACCTGTTATAGTTAAACAACGCATACCTGACGTAGTCCAAAACTTGATTCCCTCTCCGGTTACACATTTTATTAATCATAGGGAATATCAATGGCATGTAATTTGCCGAAAGAGCGACTTTGCTCGTCTGTCGTTCCTAAATGTAGAGAGATGTATACTAATGCGGCTAATGACAGAAGTAAAAGATGCATATAAATTGACAAAGTCTTTGCGGAGTTTCTGTGATTCAGGATCATATTGCAGTCCCGAAATTATTACATCATATATGCTGAAGAATGCTTTATTCTTTGAACTTGACCAACAGCTGTCGTATGGTCTTCTTAATGACCAACTGGTATTCCATAGCTGTTATACACCAAGTCATGAACTAGCATTACGACTAATGAGGTACAATCTAGCGTGTTCATTAAGAAATAGAACAGGTTATATTCACATTTGGGCACTAAAAATATTACATAGACTGAAAACTTGGTTCGCTACTGAAAACTGTGCATTCGTTTATTGCCGTCCAACCGTCGCATTCCCTGACAGCTATGAAGTCCGTGACGAGTACATGGAGCATCCCTATATTAAAGCATTGGATATGATGACGAACCTCCTTCTTAGCAAATAA